Proteins encoded in a region of the Zonotrichia albicollis isolate bZonAlb1 chromosome 22, bZonAlb1.hap1, whole genome shotgun sequence genome:
- the RTN4RL1 gene encoding reticulon-4 receptor-like 1: protein MLRQGGFAELLLVLLGLKVPGALGCPTDCVCYPSPMTVSCQAHNFVTIPEGIPEDSERIFLQNNQITLLLRGHFSPSMVTLWIYSNNITFIDPNTFDGFINLEELDLGDNRYLRALAADTFQGLVKLHALYLYKCGLSSLPSGIFGGLHNLQYLYLQDNHIEFLQDDIFVDLVNLSHLFLHGNKLWSLHQNTFRGLINLDRLLIHQNQLQWIHRRAFHDLRRLTTLFLFNNSLSELQGDCLAHLGALEFLRLNGNPWSCDCKARSLWEWLHRFRGSSSSVICESPEQMHGKDLKVLRAEDFRNCSGSESLHQMKTHTFSTADRGASKSHHPHHSSKEKGKERGAENSLHSNQPAGPPGSRPGYRKPGKNCTSHKSRNRTSKPVSLGPRKNGQEFPDYVPDYQHKYSFGAVPTLSPRRKGKCTRRTPIRPPSGVQQAAGCPGLRASLLLFLVVLAAVIR, encoded by the coding sequence GGGGGTTtgcggagctgctgctggtgctgctggggctgaaggTGCCcggtgccctgggctgccccaCCGACTGCGTGTGCTACCCCTCGCCCATGACCGTCAGCTGCCAGGCTCACAACTTCGTCACCATCCCCGAGGGCATCCCCGAGGACAGCGAGAGGATCTTCCTCCAGAACAACCAGATCACCTTGCTGCTGCGGGGCCACTTCAGCCCTTCCATGGTCACCCTCTGGATCTACTCCAACAACATCACCTTCATCGACCCCAACACCTTCGACGGGTTCATCAACCTGGAAGAGCTGGATCTGGGGGACAACCGCTACCTAAGGGCTTTAGCTGCAGACACTTTCCAAGGGCTGGTGAAACTCCACGCCTTGTATCTGTACAAGTGCGGGCTGAGCTCTCTCCCCAGCGGGATTTTCGGTGGCCTCCACAACCTGCAATACCTTTACCTGCAAGACAACCACATTGAGTTCCTTCAGGACGATATTTTTGTTGACTTGGTTAACCTCAGCCATCTTTTTCTCCATGGAAACAAGCTCTGGAGCCTCCATCAGAACACGTTCAGGGGACTAATAAACCTGGATCGGCTGCTCATCCATCAAAATCAGCTGCAGTGGATTCATAGGCGGGCTTTTCATGACCTCCGAAGATTGACCACGCTTTTCCTGTTCAATAACAGCCTCTCGGAGCTGCAGGGGGACTGCCTGGCCCACCTGGGAGCCCTGGAGTTCCTCAGGCTGAATGGGAACCCGTGGAGCTGCGACTGCAAAGCCCGTTCCCTCTGGGAATGGCTGCACAGGTTCAGAGGCTCCAGCTCCAGCGTCATCTGCGAGTCCCCCGAGCAGATGCATGGCAAGGACCTCAAGGTGCTAAGAGCAGAAGACTTTAGGAACTGTTCAGGGTCCGAGTCGCTCCACCAGATGAAAACACACACCTTCTCCACGGCGGACAGAGGAGCCTCCAAAtcccaccatccccaccactcctccaaggagaaggggaaggagcGAGGGGCTGAGAACAGTTTGCACAGCAACCAGCCCGCCGGCCCGCCGGGCTCCCGGCCGGGCTACCGCAAACCCGGCAAGAACTGCACCAGCCACAAGAGCCGCAACCGAACCTCCAAACCGGTGTCCTTGGGGCCGCGCAAAAACGGGCAGGAGTTCCCGGACTATGTGCCTGACTATCAGCACAAATACAGCTTCGGGGCCGTGCCCACGCTGTCCCCCAGGCGCAAGGGTAAGTGCACCCGGCGGACGCCCATCCGCCCGCCCAGCGGGGTCCAGCAGGCGGCCGGCTGCCCGGGGCTCAGGGCGTcgctcctgcttttcctggtgGTGTTGGCGGCCGTCATCCGCTGA